From one Sus scrofa isolate TJ Tabasco breed Duroc chromosome 9, Sscrofa11.1, whole genome shotgun sequence genomic stretch:
- the LOC100514530 gene encoding cytochrome c oxidase assembly factor 4 homolog, mitochondrial: protein MSTQGHTWSRQVKKEDEEEDPLDQLISRSGCAASHYAVQECMAQHQDWRRCQPQVQAFKDCMNDQQARRREELQRRKEQSSAHR from the coding sequence ATGTCAACTCAAGGCCATACCTGGTCCCGACAAGTGAAGAAGGAGGATGAAGAAGAGGACCCACTGGACCAGCTGATCTCCCGCTCTGGCTGTGCTGCTTCCCACTACGCAGTGCAGGAGTGCATGGCCCAGCACCAGGACTGGCGACGGTGCcagccacaggtgcaggccttcAAGGACTGCATGAATGACCAGCAGGCAAGGCGACGGGAGGAactgcagaggaggaaggagcagagcaGTGCCCACCGTTGA